In Flavobacterium luteolum, the DNA window CTTTCAAAATCTCTAATATTCTGTTCTGCAATCTCTCGTGCTTCTTTCAGCATTCCTTTAGAGAGATAGGTTCTTCCGCTGATTCCAATTTTAGGAACTAAAACTTTATAACCTAATCTATTCAAAAGTTTTACCGCTGTCTGCCCTATTTCTACATCATAATAATTTAGGAATTCGTCATTATACAAATACAATTTTCCATTCGCAAAATCTCCAATTTGGCTGTAGCTTTTTATCCATTTTGCAAACGTAATTTTATGCATTAAAGGCAATTGTCTTTCTACGGCAAAACCAGTCCTTTTTTTAATCCAATTTCCAATAATTCCCTTAGCAGATAAATTATACAGCCATGGAGCTGAGGCAAACAGCTGATTTATTTTTGGCGTATTTCCAATTAGTTTCGATCTAAATTTTACTCCGTTTTTATCATGATATTGTTGCAATGTTTCGGCCTTCAGTTTTGCCATATCCACATTAGAAGGACATTCAGATTTACAGCCTTTACAGCTTAAACATAAATCCAAAACCTCCAACAGATTTTCATCATCAAAACGATTTGTTTTTGTAGAATTTGTTATGGTTTCTCTGAGCATATTGGCACGCGCTCTCGTAGTGTGTTTTTCGTCTCGAGTAGCCATATAACTTGGGCACATCGTACCGCCGCTTTTTTCTGTTTTTCTGCAATCACCAGAACCGTTGCACATTTCTGCTGCACGAAGGATTCCGTTATGTTCCGAAAAATCAAAATAAGTTTCGGGCATTGGTGTCTCCTGCCCTGCTGTATATCGCAGACTTGTATCCATAGGAGGCGTATTCACAATTTTCCCAGGATTAAAAACACCCCACGGATCCCAAACTTTTTTTATCTGAACAAATAACTCATAAATTTCATCTCCCAACATTAGCGGAATAAACTCTCCTCTAAGTCTTCCATCTCCATGTTCTCCACTCAACGAGCCTTTGTATTTTTTTACCAAATGGGCAATATCGGTTGCGATGGTTCTAAAAAGTATTGTTCCTTCTTCGGTTTTCAAATCTATAATGGGGCGTAAATGCAATTCGCCCGTAGCCGCATGCGCATAATGCACACAGTTTAGATTTCTCTCTTTTAAGATTGCATTAAAATCTGCTATAAAATCAGGCAAATCATTCACATCCACAGCGGTATCTTCAATCACTGCAACTGCTTTTGCATCTCCAGGAATATTAGATAACAAACCTAATCCTGCTTTTCTTAATGCCCAGACTTTATTGGTGTCTTCGCCATAAACAATCGGGAAATGATAACCAAGGTTTTTAGAACGCATCAAAACTTCCATTTCTCTTGCAATGCTGTCAATTTCTTCTTGCGAATCCCTCAAAAATTCGACTGCTAAAATAGCTTGAGGATCACCTTTTACAAAAAAACGATTCTTGCTTTGTTCAATATTTTCTTTGGTGCATTCCAGAATATAATGATCTATTAATTCTACACTATCCGGATTAAATTTCAGTGCTTCAATATTGGCTTTTAAAGATTCATGAATACTTTCAAAATGAACACAAACCAAAGCCGAATAAGGTTTTAAGGCATCAACCAAATTTAGTTTGATTGCTGTAGAAAAAAACAAAGTTCCCTCAGATCCCGCAATTAGTTTACAGAAATTGAACTTTTCAGCAGAATCATCAAATGGACTGCTATCTGCCAATAAATCTAAAGCATATCCTGTATTTCTTCTTGGAATTGATTTCTTAGGAAAATTGGCTTCAAATAAATTTTGGTTATGTTCAGATGATAGTATTTCTTTAGCTTGCAGATAAATTGCTTGTTCCAGTTCGCTTACAACATTAATTCCGTTGCATTTATCTTCAAATTCGGCATTAGTCAAAGAACCAAAAACAACTTCGTTTCCATCTGCTAAAAACCCTTGTATTTCGAGTACATGTTCACGGGTTGATCCGTACACAACAGATCTTGCTCCGCAGGCATTATTTCCTACCATTCCGCCAATCATACAGCGGTTACTGGTAGAAGTTTCCGGCCCAAAAAAAAGCTGATACGGTTTTAAATGAAGATTCAGCTCATCGCGAATAACTCCTGGCTCTACCCAAACCGATTTTTCATCCTGATTTACCGAAATAATTTTGGTAAATTCTTGCGAAATATCAACCACAATTCCGTTTCCAACGACTTGCCCCGCAAGTGAAGTTCCGGCGGCACGAGGAATGATACTGCTGTTGTTTTCTTTTGCAAAAGCAATAATTTTTTGGATATCTTCTTTAGTTTTCGGAACAGCTACAGCCAAAGGCATTTCTTTGTAAGCGCTTGCATCTGTTGCGTACAGCAGACGCATGGTATGATCGTAAAATAATTTTCCTTCTAATTGCTTTTCTAAATTGGCAAGTTTATTATCACTCATTTTTTTACTTTATTGTATACAAATCCACTTCTACCAAAAATGATAAAAGAGAAAAGCTGTCGCTAATTTTGGTTTGCTTAAATCGTTGTGTAGAACTAATGAAAGCTTCCGTCTATTGCAACGGAAGACTTTTTATTTTAATGGAAAGGTTTTATAATTCGCTTAATGCAATATCTAGCAACTCAACCATTTCATCAGCATTTTGTTTATTAAATGGCATTGGCGGTTTTATTTTTAAAACATTATGCAGAGGTCCGTCTGTACTTAACAAATAACCTTTGGCTTTCAGTTTTTCGACTACAATATCAATCTCAGGAATCGCAGGTTCCATGGTAATTCTGTCTTTTACCATTTCTGCACCAATAAACAAACCATGCCCGCGAACATCACTAATGATAGGATATTTAGCCATTAAACCTTTTAATCCGTTCATCAAATAATTACCTGTTTCCAAAGCATGCTGCTGCATTTCTTCCTCCTGAATTACATCTAAAACAGCCAATCCAGTAGCCATAGAAACAGGATTCCCGCCAAAAGTATTGAAGTATTCCAAACCATTATTGAAAGATTCAGCAATCTCCTCTGTTACTATAACAGCTGCAAGTGGATGCCCGTTTCCAATTGGTTTTCCTAAGACAACAATATCTGGCACTACATTTTGCAATTCGAATCCCCAGAAATGATCTCCAATTCTTCCAAATCCAACCTGAACTTCATCTGCAATGCAAACTCCTCCTGCTGCGCGAACGTAGTCGTAAACTGTTTTTAAATAATTCTCTGGCAACGGAATCTGACCTCCAACTCCCAATAAAGTTTCACAGATAAAAACTGCTGGCGCTTTATCTTCTTTCTTTAAATTTTCGATAATTCGCTGTACATCTTCAGCATATTTTTCTCCTGCTGCTGCATCTCCATATTTATAAGGACCACGATATAAATCTGGATTAATTGCTTTATGAATCCACGGCATTTGGCCAGAACCTCCCTTGCTGTCAAATTTATACGGACTCATTTCCATGGCTACAGTCGAAGTTCCGTGATAAGCGTGATCCAATACAATAATATCTTTTTGTTTAGTAAAATGACGGCTCATGCGAATGGCCAGATCATTGGCCTCACTTCCAGAATTTACAAAATAACAAACACTTAATTTCTTAGGTAAAGTTGCTGTCAGCTTTTCTGCATAATCGGTTATGGCATCATTTAAGTATCTGGTATTGGTGTTTAAAGTCGCTATTTGACGCTGCATTTTTCTTACTACAACTGGATGGCAATGTCCAACATGTGAAGGATTATTTACGCAATCGACAAAAGTTCTTCCCTTGTCATCGTATAAATATTGCAAAGCTCCTTTTACAATTTTTAATTT includes these proteins:
- a CDS encoding FAD-binding and (Fe-S)-binding domain-containing protein, whose translation is MSDNKLANLEKQLEGKLFYDHTMRLLYATDASAYKEMPLAVAVPKTKEDIQKIIAFAKENNSSIIPRAAGTSLAGQVVGNGIVVDISQEFTKIISVNQDEKSVWVEPGVIRDELNLHLKPYQLFFGPETSTSNRCMIGGMVGNNACGARSVVYGSTREHVLEIQGFLADGNEVVFGSLTNAEFEDKCNGINVVSELEQAIYLQAKEILSSEHNQNLFEANFPKKSIPRRNTGYALDLLADSSPFDDSAEKFNFCKLIAGSEGTLFFSTAIKLNLVDALKPYSALVCVHFESIHESLKANIEALKFNPDSVELIDHYILECTKENIEQSKNRFFVKGDPQAILAVEFLRDSQEEIDSIAREMEVLMRSKNLGYHFPIVYGEDTNKVWALRKAGLGLLSNIPGDAKAVAVIEDTAVDVNDLPDFIADFNAILKERNLNCVHYAHAATGELHLRPIIDLKTEEGTILFRTIATDIAHLVKKYKGSLSGEHGDGRLRGEFIPLMLGDEIYELFVQIKKVWDPWGVFNPGKIVNTPPMDTSLRYTAGQETPMPETYFDFSEHNGILRAAEMCNGSGDCRKTEKSGGTMCPSYMATRDEKHTTRARANMLRETITNSTKTNRFDDENLLEVLDLCLSCKGCKSECPSNVDMAKLKAETLQQYHDKNGVKFRSKLIGNTPKINQLFASAPWLYNLSAKGIIGNWIKKRTGFAVERQLPLMHKITFAKWIKSYSQIGDFANGKLYLYNDEFLNYYDVEIGQTAVKLLNRLGYKVLVPKIGISGRTYLSKGMLKEAREIAEQNIRDFESEIPNDGILIGIEPSAILSFRDEYPDLCRADLKEKAKKAGTRTFLIEEFLAKELDLGRITSNSFTDETERVRMHGHCFQKSLSSLVPLKKILSLPKNYTVLNIPSGCCGMAGSFGYEKEHYDISMKIGELVLFPTIRAEESATLISASGTSCRHQIADGTGRKAQHPVEILFEALK
- a CDS encoding aminotransferase class III-fold pyridoxal phosphate-dependent enzyme — protein: MTFSETVIQDLVKEHYGLNVTVKALNGYDELNFLLSDDKNEKYILKVSNESHSFPFLEAQAAIMRHLAKSDISDCFQHFCLNTKGEELTQIVTDSQIYYIRILNFLEGTFWVDEKNKNSQLHYNLGSFLGNMDAELANFSHPAMHRNYTWDISRASEAGDNLKYILNHERRRIAGYFLLQFDTEVLPQLHRLRHAYIHNDANDYNVLVKDNRISGLIDFGDMVYTALINNLAIACVYAMLDEEDPLAVATEIVKGYHNSYALTEQELDLLYYLIAGRLCISVTQSAYNASLDSDNEHHFVTEKPAWDLLYKLIKINPIKAQDEFRKTCGFEGLINNDDYSELLEIRKQKIGRNLSIGYKDKLKIVKGALQYLYDDKGRTFVDCVNNPSHVGHCHPVVVRKMQRQIATLNTNTRYLNDAITDYAEKLTATLPKKLSVCYFVNSGSEANDLAIRMSRHFTKQKDIIVLDHAYHGTSTVAMEMSPYKFDSKGGSGQMPWIHKAINPDLYRGPYKYGDAAAGEKYAEDVQRIIENLKKEDKAPAVFICETLLGVGGQIPLPENYLKTVYDYVRAAGGVCIADEVQVGFGRIGDHFWGFELQNVVPDIVVLGKPIGNGHPLAAVIVTEEIAESFNNGLEYFNTFGGNPVSMATGLAVLDVIQEEEMQQHALETGNYLMNGLKGLMAKYPIISDVRGHGLFIGAEMVKDRITMEPAIPEIDIVVEKLKAKGYLLSTDGPLHNVLKIKPPMPFNKQNADEMVELLDIALSEL